CAAGACCATCAATAACGACACAGACGCCAACGTGACGATCACCTATTCGCAGACGCTGGACACGTTCAGCGTTGCGGCCAAAAACGGCGGCGCCGCCAGCAAGGTGGATTTTTCGGGGGACAATGAGAACGGAACCAGCCTGCTTGGCGCCCTGTTCGGAACAAAAGGAACGGATTATACGGCGACGGTCGGCCAGGATGCCATACTGAGCGTCAGCTTCGACGGGAACGCGGCCGATGCGAAAACCATCACCCGCAGCAGCAACAAATTCACGCTGGACGGCGTGGATTTTGAGCTGCTGAAAAAGACAGATGAAACCGTAAGCACGGATGATCCCATCACCTTTACCGTCTCGAACAAGACGGATGATCTGGTCAAAAAAATGTCCGATTTCATTACGGACTACAACAATATCCTGAAAATGATCAACGACAAGGTGTATGAAAAGAAGCCGACGGACGGCACCTACGCCCCGCTGACCGATGCGCAGAAAAAAGAGATGAGCGAAACCCAGATCAAGGACTGGGAAACAAAAGCCAAACAGGGGCTTTTCCTGAACGACTCGCTTCTGGACGGCTTCAGCCTGGACCTGCGCCACGCCATGACGGACAAGGTAGAGTCGGTTCAGTACGCGCTTTATCAGGCCGGCATCGCCACCACGGATTACAACGACAACGGGAAGCTGACGGTGGACGAGGACAAGCTGAAACAGGCGCTTGCCGACGACCCGGACAAGATTGCATCCCTGTTTACCGGAACGGATGGGATTGCGGCCAAGCTGCAGTCCGTCATGAAGAAATACACAAACGACAGCCTGATCGACACCGGGCTTCTGGTGGAAAAGGCGGGCACCGATACCGGAAACGTAAGCCAGAACACGCTTTCCAAGGAAATGCAGGATTACGATTCCAAAATCAGCGACCTGAAAGATCAGCTGGAAACCGAGCAGGAATATTATTACAATAAATTTACGCTTCTGGAGCAGTACATCAGCCAGATGAACTCGCAGGCCAGCTTCTTCCAGTCGAATTCCAGCGATTCCTGACGGGTAAGGGGAGCAAAAAGCAGAGGTGCCGGAGATGCAGAACAATGCCATCATGCAGTATAAGCAGCAGGCGGTCAGTACCATGTCGAAAGGGGAGCAGCTTGTCCTTTTGTTCGACGAGGCTCTGAAAAACCTTCATTACGGGTCGGTCATGCTGAAAAAGGAAGATTATGCGACCGCCGAAAAATGCACGGAAAAGTGCAAAAGGATCTTCACCTATCTTTCTTCGATACTGGACCGCAAATATCCGATCTCAGAGGATCTGTATCAGCTTTATTATTTTGCCAATCAGCAGATCATCCGCGCCTCCGTGCGCCGCGAAGCGGCGCTTCTGGACGAATTGGTGCCGTTGGTGCAGGAAATGCGCGAGACCTGGGCCGAAGCTGAAAAGCTGATCCACATGAAGAAATAGGAGAATCCACATGTTTACGGAAGAAATCACATCCTGTCTGGAACAAAAGGAAATCCTTCTGACCCGGATTTTGGATCTGACCAAGCAAATCGAAGTGCGGTGCCAGGAGCCGGAAGTCGACCTGGGACATTTCCTTGACCAGCGCGCCGCGCTGATGGAGCGGGTGAACAAATGCAACCGCCTGATCGACAGCCGGCTGGAACAGATGGAGCCGCGGGACAGGGAAAGATGCGCCGCGGTGATGGAACTGCGGATTCCCGAATCCGCCTGCACGGCCGAAACGGAGCAGAAAGCCTTTTCCATCTGCACTCGGATTCTGTCGCTGTTCGAGCAGGCGGCCGCCATCGACCGCTCCGCCCGGGAATCGCTTCGCCTGCAAAGCGAGGAAGCGAAAAAGAAGCTGTCCGAGCTGCGCACGCCAAAAAAGCAGCCGGAGTTGTTTTCTTCCAACCGCTGAGTGTGCCGCAAGAAAAAAAGTCACGAAAAAAAGCTTTTTCTAAGCCCGAACCATAGACTTAGAAAAAGCTTTTCCTTTTGCCGTTTTCTCAATAGGTGCAGATTCCGTTCGCAAAGGACTTGACGATCATTGAGCCGTTTTCCGTATAAAAATAGACGGTTCTCCCATAATTGAGCCCGGTATCCTCCGCACGGATGGGAATTTTGAACCAGGCGAGCATGGCCTTTACCGCCATGACGTTGCGCCGGCCGATATTGCCGAAGGCGGAATCCCCTGAAACCTCAAACATTTTCGCGCCTCCGGCAATCTTGGCGACCATTTTGCCGCGGTATCCGCCCAGCCTTTCCATTTCCCGGATCATCTCGGAAATGCAGGTATCGGCGAACCGGTACTTGTTCTCCTTCGGATCTCCGGCGGGGTATTTCGGAAGCATGATATGGCCCAGGCCGCCGACCTTGGAAACGGGATCGTACAGGCAGACGCCCACGCAGGAGCCCAGCGCGTATGTGACGAACGATTCCCCCCCTTTCCCCACCTTCATATCCGATATGCCGATCGTTATCATATTGCTCATAATTGGATCCCTAATTTCTGCATTAATCTGCCCAGCGATTCCATGTTCGGAACCAGCATCATATTGGATGTAATCTGGCTGTCGGCGCCGAGAAAATCATCCTCGATAAAAATGACCTTGTCGGAAACCGAGCTCATCTCGATCGCGGGAACGCTGAGCAGCGCCCCCACCATGTCCACGGCAACCGCCGGAACGGATGTTTTCACCTTCATCTGCGACAGCGTGCTGATCGAGCCAAGATAAGCGGCGATCATGATGTTCCCGATCTCCGAAATCGCCGAAAGCTCCAGATCGCTCAGGGAATGGTAGCTGACCTGCTGCACCCCCAAAAGCGATTTCAGCACCGCGCCGGCAAACGTCTGGCTGATGATGAACATCATGATCCCGTCGATGTCGCCCTGGAATTTGGTCAGGATTCCTATGACCGGATTTTCCGGCCCGCCCAGCGCGGTGGCCGCGTCGTTGATGTCTAGAATCCGAACGCACGGCACCGCCATGTCGATTTTGGTATCCAGCATCTTGGAAAGCGAAGTCGCGGCGTTCCCGGCCCCGATATTTCCGATTTCTTTCAGCACGTCGATGTGCATTTCGTTCAGCTTATCCAGATCTAAAGTGGACATAGATACCCCCTTGCCTTGCGGCGGTATGTTTTTTTATTATGCTCCCCCTTCCCGCCGCCCGGGAAGGGGGAGCCGTTTTCTAATAATATTCCGCAGGCGCATCCGACGGAAGGATCGGGCCGCTGACGACCTGCTGCAGATCGCAGTAAAACTTCACGTTGCTGGTTTCCTGGTGAACGTTAAAGACGAAGTTCGCGATCATGATCTTCGTGCCCGGATAGGCGATTCCCCGCGCAATCACATGAAAATCGGGAAAGGTGGACGGCTGCCGCGACGCTTTTTCCAGCTTGTCCCTCAGCTCCCGCACCGTGTTTTCCAACTGTTCCTTCCTCTGCGTAGCCGCCTTCAGAATCAGATTTCCGCGCCCCGATCCCTGCTGTTCCTCCTGGGACGCAAACTGCGACACGATCATCTGGTAATTCTGCTCGAAGGCCTGCTGCTCGGCGAGGGCGCGGTTCAACGCTTCCTGAATGGCTTCCGGCCGCTCCTCTTTTTTATCGACCCCCAAAAGCATGGAGAGCTCGCGCGACTGAATCGATACCTTTGTCGCGCGCCCGCCCGGGTTGCCGATGTTCTTCGCGTAGACGCGGCGGCCGGCCTGGCATTCCCCGCCGATCAGCGCGCCCTCCCGGCCGCGCAGCAGAATGGAGCCGCCCGCCGTGACGCGGCTGTTCATCAGGACGTCGGAATAGATGTCGCCGCCGGCTTCCAGAATCGCGTTCTCAAAATATTTTCCGGAAATATTGCCCCCGGCTTTCAGCATCCCCTTCCCGGCTCCGTTCACGCCTTTGGAGATCACGATGTTTCCGCCGGCTTCCAGATAAGAGCTTTCCACCATGCCGCGGACGGTGATATCGCGGCCGGCATGAACGCGAAAGCTCCCCCGGACGTCGCCTTCCACGATGACCGAGCCCTTTGCGGAAATATTGCCCGAGGTGCTTCCCACATCGCCGCGCACCACATAAACATCGTTGACATTGATCCTGTCCTTCAAAAATTCGATGCAGCCATCCGCCGTGGACAGCAGGGAAAGGCCATCCTCCGAAGGCGCGGTGTTCGTCCCGACGGGCAGCACCGGCTTTCTTCCCGCACGGAACGGGATTTCCCGGCCGAGAATATCCTTGCCGGGCTTTCCGGGCGCCGAAAGCTCCAGGCTGCAGAGGACATCCCCTTTCGAAATGTTTTTGACAAGGCCCAGCTCCCGGAAGTCCAGGCTCCCGTCGCTCCGCTCCGTCGGTTTCAGAACCTTTTCCGTGTCGAAATGATAGATGAGTTTCCCGTCCTCCTCATCGACCGGCCGCATACCGAGCGCACAGATCAGCGGCGCCCTGTAATCCCCGGTCTGACAATACTGCGCGATGTCTTCCTCCCGGATGCCGAACACGACGGATTTTTCCTGCAGCAGCTCCAGGACCTCCTCAGGCGTGACCTTCTGCTCAAGACTGGTCTGCTTCACCGTAAGGGAAGCCCTCATGCTGTCATCCGAGATATTCAGCAGCAGTTCCGGGCCGCCCTGACCGGATTCCTGCTGCGGGCCCTGGTTTCGGCCCGATGTGCCGACTGTGCCGAGGCCGCTCATTGATCCTCACTCCTCCTATTTATTTTCAAGCAGGCCCTCCGCTACCTCATGTTGTTGACGGTCTGCATGATTTCATCCGAAATCTGAACGATCTTCGAATTGAACTGGAAGCCCCTCTGCAATTCCAGCACGGAGACCATTTCATCCGCGACGCTGACCGCGGAATTTTCCAGATACCCCTGTTTCACCTCCGGCTGCGCAACCGCCCTGGGCGCGCCGGAAGCGGCGGTCGCCGTGTAGCAGGAATCCCCGTCGGCCAGAAGGCCGCCGCAGTTCTGAAACGCGAAGACCCCAACATTCGCCGTCGCATCCTCGTTCTGCACCGTGACGGGGCGGCCGTTCGCGTCAAGCACATAGCCGCCTTCGGAATCCACCAGATAATTTCCGCCCGCCTGCAGGGAAATATGGAAGTTTCCGTTGCGGGTATATCTCACCCCGTTCCCCGAACGCACAGCGAAGAATTCGTCGGTC
This window of the Ruminococcaceae bacterium BL-6 genome carries:
- a CDS encoding Chemotaxis protein CheC -- inhibitor of MCP methylation, which translates into the protein MSTLDLDKLNEMHIDVLKEIGNIGAGNAATSLSKMLDTKIDMAVPCVRILDINDAATALGGPENPVIGILTKFQGDIDGIMMFIISQTFAGAVLKSLLGVQQVSYHSLSDLELSAISEIGNIMIAAYLGSISTLSQMKVKTSVPAVAVDMVGALLSVPAIEMSSVSDKVIFIEDDFLGADSQITSNMMLVPNMESLGRLMQKLGIQL
- a CDS encoding Flagellar basal-body rod protein flgG — translated: MLTSFYTASTGAIELKKGMDVTANNIANVSTTGYQPIKSAFSDLVCTTIHQSGGPVSGHGTKLQKTDTVFAGGSLQQTERKQDYALTGTDEFFAVRSGNGVRYTRNGNFHISLQAGGNYLVDSEGGYVLDANGRPVTVQNEDATANVGVFAFQNCGGLLADGDSCYTATAASGAPRAVAQPEVKQGYLENSAVSVADEMVSVLELQRGFQFNSKIVQISDEIMQTVNNMR
- a CDS encoding conserved protein of unknown function (Evidence 4 : Unknown function but conserved in other organisms); this translates as MFTEEITSCLEQKEILLTRILDLTKQIEVRCQEPEVDLGHFLDQRAALMERVNKCNRLIDSRLEQMEPRDRERCAAVMELRIPESACTAETEQKAFSICTRILSLFEQAAAIDRSARESLRLQSEEAKKKLSELRTPKKQPELFSSNR
- the cheD gene encoding putative chemoreceptor glutamine deamidase CheD (Evidence 3 : Putative function from multiple computational evidences); the protein is MSNMITIGISDMKVGKGGESFVTYALGSCVGVCLYDPVSKVGGLGHIMLPKYPAGDPKENKYRFADTCISEMIREMERLGGYRGKMVAKIAGGAKMFEVSGDSAFGNIGRRNVMAVKAMLAWFKIPIRAEDTGLNYGRTVYFYTENGSMIVKSFANGICTY
- a CDS encoding conserved protein of unknown function (Evidence 4 : Unknown function but conserved in other organisms), with the translated sequence MSGLGTVGTSGRNQGPQQESGQGGPELLLNISDDSMRASLTVKQTSLEQKVTPEEVLELLQEKSVVFGIREEDIAQYCQTGDYRAPLICALGMRPVDEEDGKLIYHFDTEKVLKPTERSDGSLDFRELGLVKNISKGDVLCSLELSAPGKPGKDILGREIPFRAGRKPVLPVGTNTAPSEDGLSLLSTADGCIEFLKDRINVNDVYVVRGDVGSTSGNISAKGSVIVEGDVRGSFRVHAGRDITVRGMVESSYLEAGGNIVISKGVNGAGKGMLKAGGNISGKYFENAILEAGGDIYSDVLMNSRVTAGGSILLRGREGALIGGECQAGRRVYAKNIGNPGGRATKVSIQSRELSMLLGVDKKEERPEAIQEALNRALAEQQAFEQNYQMIVSQFASQEEQQGSGRGNLILKAATQRKEQLENTVRELRDKLEKASRQPSTFPDFHVIARGIAYPGTKIMIANFVFNVHQETSNVKFYCDLQQVVSGPILPSDAPAEYY
- a CDS encoding Flagellar biosynthesis protein fliS; translation: MQNNAIMQYKQQAVSTMSKGEQLVLLFDEALKNLHYGSVMLKKEDYATAEKCTEKCKRIFTYLSSILDRKYPISEDLYQLYYFANQQIIRASVRREAALLDELVPLVQEMRETWAEAEKLIHMKK